A window of bacterium genomic DNA:
GGAATCGCTCAGCAGATCGCATCGACTCTGTAAACAGAGCTGAGCTGAGACCCTGAGCCACACAATTGTTGAGCGCAATAGCCTCATCAAGATTCTTAACCTTCATCAGATACAGTATCGGAGCAAAGGTTTCCTGCTGTACAATATCCGCTTCGTGACTTATCTCAATGAGCGTAGGTTGAACATAATTCGCTGAAGGATACCCAGAGGCAATGTTTCCTCCAGCTAAAACCACTCCCCCTTGAGACTGTGCGCTTGCAACTGCACTCTGAAACTCTTGAACAGCGTGGCTATGAATCAATGGTCCCATCAAAGTATTATCATCGAGCGGATCTCCTATACGCACTTGCCCGTAGGCATGTATAAGTTTTCCCTTTAACTCTTCATAGATTCCTTCACCTACGAGCAATCGGCGCGTTGATGTGCATCGTTGTCCGGCAGTTCCAACCGCACCGAAGAGTATTGAAGGAAGCACAAGATTCAGGTCAGCATCATCCAAAACGATTACTGCATTATTTCCACCGAGCTCAAGCAAGCTCTTTCCAAGCCTCTTTCCGACCGTTTCAGCTACCGAGAATCCCATTCGACACGAACCTGTAGCAGATATAAGCGGCAAACGTCGATCAGCTGCCATTTTTTGACCAAGAGCGGGTCCATCGCCAATGACCAGAGAAAACAGTGCTGGATATCCATGACGTGCAGCGACATCACGACAGATTGATTGAATTGCTATAGCAGAGAGTGGGGTTACTTCAGAGGGCTTCCATAACACCACGTCTCCACACACCGCTGCTATCATGGCGTTCCATGCCCAGACCGCCATCGGGAAATTAAAAGCAGATATCACACCGACTGTTCCCAGTGGATGCCATTGTTCATACATACGGTGGCGCATCCTTTCGGAGTGCATACTCAGACCGTAGAGTTGCCGTGAAAGCCCTACTGCAAAATCAGCAATATCAATCGCTTCTTGAACCTCGCCCTTGCCTTCCGATACAATCTTGCCCATTTCCAGTGTAATAAGAGCTCCGAGCAGATCTTTTTTCTCTCGCATTGCTTCGCCCATCTGTCGGACGATTTCGCCTCGTTGTGGCGCGGGCAGCTCTCTCCAACGAACAAAAGTTTTCTCACAATCGGCAACGACCTTTTCATACGTTGTCTCATCTGCCGTTACGACCTCAGCGAGAGGCGCACCATCAATTGGGGAATAGCTTGTTAGAATTTTACCAGACGATTCATAGATTGAATCACCAATAGCTCCGGCTTGCCGACCAACGAGTCCCAAGTCGTGCAATATTTTTTCCCGAACTTCCATTGCCCACCCCCTCTCTGTTTCGATAACCCTTAAAAGGTATACCAAGCTTTTGAGGAAGAGAGAACCTCCTCAGAAGAACTGGGGGAGCAAAGCGGGATAGTCTCTCTAGGATACAGAGAGCCTGAGCATCACCGATGCGCCATACTCAAGTGATCTCTATTCAAGGATTTTCCACAAAATGAGCTCGCTCAACTCGCACGATGCTGAAGAGCAATACATGAAGAAATAGAGTATGGATGAAGTAGTGCGCTCCATAACAAAAAAGGAAACAGTGATAAAAAAGGAAACAGTGACAAAAAAGGAAACAGTGACAAAAAAGGAAACAGGAAAACAGAAGACAAATAGAAGAAAGGGAACACATCACGATGGTTGCGGGGGCAGGATTTGAACCTGCGACCTTCGGGTTATGAGCCCGACGAGCTACCGGGCTGCTCCACCCCGCGCCATGATTGTGCGTCCTAGACGCTACATGGTTCCCCTGACAGAGTCAAGACGGCTCACTATATAGCCTCCCTGGCATATTCTCCACCCGATGAGCGTAGCAAAACAGGGATACTGGCTACTGAAAGACTGCTGCACGGAGTGTTTGATACTTCTCTTCAGGAACTGCCATCATCTCGCCTCTTTTTAATTTTCCAAGGTGAAATGGACCATGGGAGACCCTATGAAGCTTCAAGACTGGGTGATGCACGTGATCCATCATGCGTCTAATAATTCGTTTCTTTCCAGATCGAATCACAATTCTTAACCAGGTTGCATCTACTTGGGTCTCTTTGATGCTTACTTCAGCCTGTATTCGTCCATCTTCAAGATGAACTCCGCGTTGTAGTCGACGTAGTGTTTTCTCTGTTACAACACCTGCCACCCGCGCTTCATATACTCTATCAATCCCATATCTTGGATGAAGAAGACGGTCTGCAAGGTCTCCATCATTGGTCAAGATGATCAGTCCAGTTGATTCAAAATCCAGTCTCCCAACTGGCACGAATCCCTCTCTCTTTTTCCCCAAATAGTCACCGATACACGGTCGCTTCTCTGGATCACTTAATGTGGAGATCACATTCTTTGGCTTATGAAAAAGAATGACCCCGGGATGTGCTGAACGAACGACTCTATTACCGACCTTCACCGTGTCCGTTACGGGATTGACCTTTGTCCCCAAGGCTTCAACCACCGTGCCATTCACACGGACCCGTCCTTCACTAATGAGCTCATCTGCGGCTCTCCGAGAACAGACTCCACACTGAGCGAGGTAACGATTGAGTCGAATAGTCATGATATCTCTCTTTTTGCCCTATGAAATAGGCGTTTGGGCATCAGTGGAATCTAAATCATCACTGTTGACGCCATAAGAACTCGCATCATTTTGCTCTGGAGTGTCTTGAATAAGAGTCTCGTTTGCCTCCTCCGACTCATCTTCTTCACTACTATCTGCGTGCACTTCGAGCTGTTGCAAATCTCGCAGCGTTGGAAGCTCTGAGAGGGAAGAGAGGCCAAAGACTTCAAGAAACTGCTGTGTAGTGCCATACAATGCTGGCTGACCTATGGTTTCTTGATGACCCACGATTCGTATGAATCCTTTGTCTATTAAGGTTTTTAATGTCGGGGTTGCATCTACCCCACGTATCTTTTCTACATCAGAGCGCACGATTGGCTGACGGTATGCCACGATTGCCAGCGTCTCCATGGCCTGTTGACTGAGTCGTTTTGGGCGAGTTGCCCTTAGTTGTTTCACAAACAACGCAAATTGCGGTTTGGTACGAAGTTGCAGTTTGCCGCCCACTTCAAATAACTCAACCCCACTCTCTTCCAGCGACAGCTTCATCTTCACTGACTCTACAAGGTCATCGACTTCTGACTTCTCTAGCCCGATAACGTCTGCGATTTTTCCTTTTGAAAGCGGTTCTCCACTGACAAACAACAACGATTCAACCAGTGCCTGGCGCTCTGCTTCTCCAAGCTGCTCGAGGATCTCTCTTCTCTGCACTGCTTCCAGTTCAGCTTCCGAAGCACCATCGGACGAAAAGCTTTTCTCTTCGCTATTTTCTGCGAGCTCTCCATCGACGAGAGCTGACTCGCTTTCTTTGTTCATCCCTGCTTCTCCCATGCTTCTCTATCCTTTTCTCGTTGATACCTCTCACTGGTGAATCGGCTTCTGTGTCACTACCAAATCATGTATCACTGCCAAATCATGTATCACTGCCAAATCATGTATCACTGCCAACGACTAACTTTATAGGAGCAGCTTCTCGAACTTCTGGCCGATGTTCATTTGAGGACGCGTCGTCAAATTCGGAACTAAAAACCATAGACGCCAGAGTATCAGCGACCTTGGTTTCTTCATCCTCTTTCTTCAACGAAACAAGAATCTCGCTCTCCTCTTGGTGCACTAACAAAACTTGTCGTTTCGACAACTCGAGTAAGGCGATGAACGTCCCCACTACGTACGCTCGTTGTAAACGCTCAGATTTTGCCGTCCCTAAAACGAGCGACTCAAAACTCATTGGTGAACTTGCTGTCTTTAACAGCTCCAAAACTCCCATCATCTGGTCTACAATCGAGACACTATCGAGAGTAATTTGATAACGCACCTCCTCTTCGCCCGCTTTTTCAAGCAATTTCTTGAACGCAACTCCGAGTAAATACGGGTCATGGACTCGATACGATTCTTGCGGCACCGGGAACTCTTGAAGGGTAGAAATTGGAGCAAATACTTCCCTGTTCAATACGGGCCTGTCGTTCAGCAGCGCTGCACCATCTAAATAAATAGCAGCTTCTTTTAATCGAAGAAGCAGCTCTTCATGAGGATCAACTAAGTTGCCTTCATCATCCAGCTCTAACTCTACAGGCTCCTGGAGTAACACCGCTGATTTAATGGAGAGCAATGTAGAGGCAATGACAAGATATTCTCCTGCTATCTCAAGGTCTACGGAACGCATCTTCTCAAGGCATGCCACGTACTGGTCTGCAACGTAAGCGAGAGAGATCTTCTCAATCTCCATCTCGTTCTTTTTCACGAGATGAAGCAGTAAGTCTATGGGGCCAAGGAAGTGGTCGAGTTCAACCGTAAATAGCGGATCAGTGGAAACCGCTTCTGTTGATACCGCCTTCATTGCTTGCATATCGGGAACCCTCTCTCCTTGGTGGTATCCCGTGGAAGGGGTGTATCGAGTAGAATCTTCAGTTGTATTCAAATTATCTTCCTCTAGAGGATCTCCCTCTTTTTTACTTCGTACGAGATTCAATTGAAAGTCCAGGCACATTGCATGTGCCAAAGGTCACTGCACAAGCCAAAGGTCATTGCACGTGCCAAAAGTCACTGCACAAGCCGACAGTCTTTCGCATCTTCCAGACGAGCCAACACTATAACGTTCCGAGCTGCGACTGCTCACAACCCGTGAAACCCGCCACATTACTCCTACAGCTTTAACCTACTTTAACCAGCAAATTATTCAAATCAAAAGTCGGCACGAAGACCCTCTGCACGCCATGTTATAGAACGTTGTTTTGCCTGTCCAGTGCTTCAACTACCCAGTGTCTCAACCGAGTTGCCTCAGGAGGGCGTTTTTCCAATCTGTGAACGGTACGCCGCCAAAAACACTGCTGCGGCCTGCGATACATTCAACGAGTCAATCCTCCCGAACATAGGGATTTTCAACAAAAGATCGGCTTCTTTTTGAATGAGAGGCTGCACACCCTTTCCTTCACTCCCAAGCACCAGAACCACCTTTCCTGGAAGTTCCACTTCATGAATAGACTGCGCCTCACTCCCAACTGCTGCAACACACACCCAAAATCCAGACTTCTTTAACTCCGCGAGAGCGTTACGGAGGTTTGACACAGGACAGAGGGAAAGCAGTTCACTTGCTCCCGCGCTCACCTTGGTGACTGCTGGGGTAATCGAGACTCCCCGATTCCGAGACCACATAACAGCATCTGCTCCAAAGCACTCACTCGCTCGCAAAATGCTGCCCAAATTCTGGGGATCATACAACTCATCAACAGCCACGACTAGAGCCGTTTCAGCATCATTCAGCCGTTCAATGATAGCAGGAAGTTCTTGATAACTTCGCTCAGAGACCCTTGCTATTACGCCCTGGTGACTGACCCCCTCAACGAGCTCAGACAACTTCCTCCGCTCTAATACGTGAACAGCAATGTTACCCGAACGAGCATTTTGAACGAGAGCAGGATGCGCCTTTTCATTCTCAATAAACACCTCAAGCACTCTTCCTGGAGCATGCAGAAGCAACTCGTTGCAGGCATTCACCCCGACTACCAGGTTATTTGCTCTTCCATGAAGCGACTTATTCTCTCTGCTACGTTTCTTACTCAAATAAACTCCATTCTCGGAGAGAACAGGATAAAAGCGCCAAGCTGGCTACCTTCGGACTGAGTAGTCTCGTACCGTCCCCTTCGCCTCAACTGCACTGTTTAGTCGCTTTAAGGCCGAAATGTAGGCACACGTTCTCAGGTCCGTTCTATGTTCCTTCTGCAATTCGATAACTTCAGCTGATGCCTTATCGATGATCTGCTTGAGTTTCTTTTGCACCTCTTCCTCTTCCCAGTACAATCCTTGTCGATTCTGAACCCATTCGAAATAACTCACCGTCACACCACCGGCATTGGCCAAAATATCTGGGAGAACATGAATCCCGTTTTCGAAAAGAATCTCATCTGCCTCTGGAGTCGTTGGTCCATTCGCTAACTCAACGATTATTTTCGCTTTGATGCGCGAGGCATTCTCTTTCGTAATAACATTTTCAAGGGCTGCTGGTGCAAGAATATCTACATCGAGCTCAAGCAGTTCCTCGTTCGTTAGTCGAGTATGGTCGACTGGATCACATACAGAGCCCTGGCAATATACCGCCTCTAAGTTCCGCGTTTCCCTCTTTACTTTGTAAACACTGACGGGGTCTAGCCCTTCTTCTTTATAAATAGCACCCTTTGAGTCTGAAACTGCTACAATCTTGTGCCCTGCCTCGTGTGCAAGCCTTGCAAAGTGATAGCCCACATTTCCAAACCCCTGAACGGCTATTCGCAACTGCTTGCCTGATGCTCCTAGAGTATCACGCACTGCTTCCATGCAATAAAATCCACCTCTTCCTGTGGCATCTTCTCGTCCAAGCGATCCTCCAAGTGCAATCGGCTTTCCCGTAATGATAGACGGTGTGTACGCTCTTCGAATATTTGAATATTCATCAACCATCCACCCCATAATCATACTGTTGGTGTAAACATCTGGAGCTGGGATATCAACATCAGGACCTATGAAGTCAGCGATAGCTGACATATATCCGCGTGACAAACGCTCGGTTTCTAAAAGCGACAACTCTTTCGGATTCACTGTTACTCCACCCTTACCGCCTCCGTATGGAATTCCAACCACGGCGCACTTGAACGTCATCCAAAATGCGAGTGAGCTTACCTCATCTAGATTAACGTCTGGGTGAAAACGAATACCTCCTTTCGAAGGTCCCAACAGGTCATTATACCGCACTCGGTATCCCTGAAAGACTTTTAAGCTTCCATCATCCATTCGAACGGGAATCGAAACACTGAGACTTGCCTTGGGAGAACGAAGTCGTTGTTCCGACTCTATATCAATCTTGTAAAAACCAAGTGCTTTATCCAACTGACGAATAGCTTGTTCAAAGGTTGAGTCTGCCATGTAGTTTCTCCTGTAAATCCCCCTTACGGCTCCGGCTGAAGCCCATTCCCAAACTCCTGTGAAACCTCACAAAGTCGAGCATTTTTCGCAACTGAAAAGTAGCACCCCACGAGCTGAGCAACATATTTTTCAGGGCTAAGCGCTGCTTGAACCTCCGATATGACCGCATCCCTCAGCGTTGGCGATACCTTCAGCGAAAGCAGCGATTGTATGCCCCGTTGGATATCATCCACCGAGTGGGGATTGCAAGTCTCCAAAAGCTCCTGGCTTACCCGTAAGGAGCCCATTACCAAGCCAACGGATGTGAGCACAGGCGTCCCCTGAGAGAGGCTTTCGTAGATGGGGTAACCAAACCCTTCAGCTAACGAAGGGAAAAGTGTCACAGATGCCTCCCGATACAGTGCGCAGAGCGTATCATTATCCGGGTGATGATGGATTGTTACTTTGCTTCCCTCTATTCCACTAGAACGAATCTGTTCAGAAATGATTGATTCAGCATGGCTATTGGCAAGCACAACGTGAAGCTCCGCACCCGTTTGGAATTTCTTGTACGCCTGAAGTATGCGGGGAAAGTTTTTTCTTGGGTCTAAACTTCCGAAAGCGAGGAGTATATCCTCGCGCTCACATGATTCAGATTGTTCCAAGTCACTACGAGTCCGAAAATGTTCGGCTAGCGGGGGATGAATAACAGTCACTACTTTCGGAACCGGATAGAGTTCTCGCAATTGATGAGTGGTATCTTCTAAGTCAGTCACTACGGCTGCAAGCTTTCTCCTTCCAAAAAGGAGTCTAAACATCATTCGATAAAATCGAGCTTTTGCTTTTGCTATGAGTCCACGCGGGGCGGAAGGCGGAAATGCCTGGAAAAGATCATGCAAGGTAACAATATTTGTATCACCGCCACCAAAAAGCGGAATTACATTGCTGAAACCGTGAAAGATGCCGCTAAAGCGGCCAAGATAAAAAATATCTTGCAGATGACCGAGATAGCGAAGCCCAAGTGGGTTCTTCAGCCATACGAATTCAATTTTTGATGAGGCTTCTCCTAAGATCAGCTCGAGACGCTCCGCTAACTCTTCATTCCCTGCCCCGATAACACGAACCGCACATCCTTCTGTTAACACTCGCTCTATGAGGTGGGGAAGGATAGTCTCGAGATACACCCATAGACCTGATCCTGAGAACTTGTGTCTTCCTAGCCAGAATGTACACGGTGGTTGGTGCGCTTTCACTTCCTTATCCGAGGCTTCACGTTACTATTGCCGCACAGACTACCTGCGGTAGGACTCATTTGCCAGCTACGGCCACCATTCGAGAGAAAAGTGCCTCAGCAACAATAACAGCTGTTGAAATTGGTAAAATGCCGTTACAATTAGAAAAAGTAAAGGATTTGTCTCTCTCGTTAAAAAACGCGAGGGTTGAATTTTGCTTTATTTCTAGTGAGTTGAGAACCCGTGGCCTCCCACCTGAATCTAAGAAGAGGAGAGTTCCGAGCTCAACGCACAGAGACAAGAGGGTTCTCTTTCGGGTTGTGAACGGGCAAGGATGATGGGTCATCAGTATGGGGGCGGCTTCGCCAGAGGAAGGCAACATTCGCTCTCTTTGGAGAGCAACTCTCTTGGTGCAGTGTTAACACAACATCTCTTGGTGCAGTGTTAACACAACATAGGAAGTACTCACGTAAGGATTGCGGGTTACTTTCGAGGAATGTCGGAAACTCATGAGACTCTCGGAATTGGAGGGAAAGTAAATACGGTGAAGAGAGAAAACGAATCTTCCTTACCACACACCTCCTTCGAAGGTCGAATACGGGAGGCGAACAACAATGAGGCAAGAGGCCGTCAGAGGTCTCACTCAGACCAACCCCTCGCCCAGAATTCAAAAGCTTCGGTTCAGCATCCTGAGATTTCATCGCTTCTTCGAATCATTGAATGTCCGTCTTGTCATTCGCAATACACCATCCCGAGTGACGCTGCGCTGACCTCGCTTCCTCACTCTCATTCGACCAAAGAGCAAGAGGCATCCGATCCTGGTGAGTTGTCTTTACACTGCTCGTCGTGTGATGCAATTTTCCTATTCAAGACCAACCCGTTCTTTGAAAGAGATGGCGAGTTTATTTCAGATGCTCAGGCTCTTGAGCCCTTTGAAAACAATACGCGCGGTGGGTCGGAGAATGTCGAGGACTTTTCCTCTCAGCAGCGAAAGCACAAATCTCATACGGGATTCGAACACGATAATGTCTTGGAAAATAGCGATTTTTCAATGGAAGAGATAGAAGAAGACGCCTTCGAGCAAGATTTCTTCGGAGAGCCTATTCAAGAGCCTCTCTTTTCTCTAGAGGAAGAAGGATCAAATCCTACTGAACGCTCTGCCGACCCACGATCGAATATCGAAACTCGAACCGAAACACCGAGCTTCGAGGAACCAGAATGGGAAGATCCCCCGACGCAAAACGCTATTCTTGAAGAGGATGATGAGTGGGCAGCCAATGAGTGGGAATGGGAATCGCCTCAACAGGAAGAACGCGCAGCAACAGAGTTCGTGGAAGAAGAGAGTGCAAATGCATCCGCAGAACTCACCGCTTCTGAAATTCCTGAATGGGATGCCAGAGAAGAAGTCACAGCCCCTGAGCGGGAGACACTTCTCGATTTACCTGATGACATCTTTGAAGATACTTCCTCTAGCGACCTCGAACTTCCGTCGGAAGAACGCACTCGGAATTTCGATGCGCTTCCAACTCGCAGACCAGGCGGAATGGGACTGAACCAGATGTTTGATAACATCGAAAATCCCAATCCTCGTCAAAATCCCCCTTATCAATTGCAGGATAGAAATCTTTTGAATGCTAACACTCGACCGACAAGTGTTATCTCTATTACCTCCCCTGAGGAAAATGCTGAGAACGCTGAGGAGCACGAGAGGGCAGAAGTTCGATATACTCGCGCAGAGAGACAACTCAACTCTCTCTCATCAAACACTGGAACTGCCCTATTCACCCTCCTTATTGTCGGGATCCTGGTGGGGCTTGGCGGATTCGCGGTGTTCCTTGAAAAAGATGGGGCATATCAAGGGCATGTGAAAGAGTTCATTTCACAGGATCTTCCTTTGCCAGCTTCAAGTAAGATAGCGCTTGATGGTGTAGTTTTGAGGGAACATTCCCTCCGTTCTGGTGGGCGCATCTATAGCATTGACGGTCAATTAGAAAATGGCGAGGACTTTCTCATTAATCAGGTGGATGGAGAAGCTGCCCTGTATGATGCGCAAGGAGTGCTCCTCATGAAGCGCCGCCTGCCATTTGGAGCACTGGTACCAGCAGAACAAGGCTTCGAAAATGCACAAGACGCTTTTTCTCGAGAAGCAGACTTGAGCCATCAAAACACGAGAATCAAGCCAAAAGAGCGGAGAAAAGTTCGCATACTCTTTAACGCTGAAGATGTAGCAAAAGCGCATTTTTTCACTATGCGGCCCCTTGCGGTCTACCGATAAATCCTATTCAAACGCTCTGCAACTCAAGCATCTCCACTGAATCGTGTGAAGCCTGAATGCGGTGAAGTGTACGCTGCAAACATGCAAACTACTGAGTGTCGAACGGTTCACAAAAAAAACCGATGACCCGCGGGCAAAAGGGAGAGATTCCTGCATGAGAACGCATAATGAGGTGTCTAGACTTCACCTACGACAACAAACGATACATGAGGAAAATGGAAGGAGCCGGGATGAGCGACGCGACTTTAACGCTTCTTCGTTTCGCTTGGTCCTGCCGACCCAGCATCACTAGCCGAGCCAGCATCACTAGCAGATGCAGCATTCCTGTCATCGGAGGGAGTAACATCGATCGCCATCCCATCCTGATACCCTTTTCGAAAGTTACTGATCGCTTTTCCAAGTCCGCTTCCGAGCTCAGGGAGCTTCCGTGTTCCGAAAAGAAGCACTACGACTAGGGCTATTGCTACGGTTTCAAAGGGGCCTAGGCCAAACATGGGTCACGTCCTGTAAGATTTTCTCCTTCTGGTGTATCATTAAGGCGAGAATGAGGAAACGGTTTAGGGCAGTTTTCCGAGGGGAACGCCCTTAAAATCACCGTAGGGCTAAAATCTTACGGCGAACCGAGCCGAATTATGGGTTTTAAACGGCTTCTGACCTATTCTTTGCACTCATCGAAAGTAACAAAAGATGGCGTCACTATGCCGGGTCGATATAAGACAGAACAGCTTGCCCTCTCTGCGGATGGGGCTGCAGGTATTGCAGAACCGAGATTCCCGCCTTCAAGTGCACTGGTCACGCCGTGGCTGATTACTGGTGGAGTGCTTTCTTTCCTTCTTCATGGAGTAGTCTTGTTTGTTGCGGGCGGAGCTTGGCCTCGTTTCGTTCATCAACCTCCAGTTATCGACATTCAATTTATTCCAGCAACCGTGGATCAAAAACAAATCGTTCGGCTCTCTCCCCTCGAGGATTCAACAGAAGCTGTTCCAATATCTTCGCGAGTGTCTGACAAAAACTCTCGCACACAAAACGAGCAAGTAAGGCGAGGTGATAGCTTTG
This region includes:
- the scpB gene encoding SMC-Scp complex subunit ScpB, with the protein product MGEAGMNKESESALVDGELAENSEEKSFSSDGASEAELEAVQRREILEQLGEAERQALVESLLFVSGEPLSKGKIADVIGLEKSEVDDLVESVKMKLSLEESGVELFEVGGKLQLRTKPQFALFVKQLRATRPKRLSQQAMETLAIVAYRQPIVRSDVEKIRGVDATPTLKTLIDKGFIRIVGHQETIGQPALYGTTQQFLEVFGLSSLSELPTLRDLQQLEVHADSSEEDESEEANETLIQDTPEQNDASSYGVNSDDLDSTDAQTPIS
- a CDS encoding DUF3426 domain-containing protein is translated as MSETHETLGIGGKVNTVKRENESSLPHTSFEGRIREANNNEARGRQRSHSDQPLAQNSKASVQHPEISSLLRIIECPSCHSQYTIPSDAALTSLPHSHSTKEQEASDPGELSLHCSSCDAIFLFKTNPFFERDGEFISDAQALEPFENNTRGGSENVEDFSSQQRKHKSHTGFEHDNVLENSDFSMEEIEEDAFEQDFFGEPIQEPLFSLEEEGSNPTERSADPRSNIETRTETPSFEEPEWEDPPTQNAILEEDDEWAANEWEWESPQQEERAATEFVEEESANASAELTASEIPEWDAREEVTAPERETLLDLPDDIFEDTSSSDLELPSEERTRNFDALPTRRPGGMGLNQMFDNIENPNPRQNPPYQLQDRNLLNANTRPTSVISITSPEENAENAEEHERAEVRYTRAERQLNSLSSNTGTALFTLLIVGILVGLGGFAVFLEKDGAYQGHVKEFISQDLPLPASSKIALDGVVLREHSLRSGGRIYSIDGQLENGEDFLINQVDGEAALYDAQGVLLMKRRLPFGALVPAEQGFENAQDAFSREADLSHQNTRIKPKERRKVRILFNAEDVAKAHFFTMRPLAVYR
- a CDS encoding rRNA pseudouridine synthase encodes the protein MTIRLNRYLAQCGVCSRRAADELISEGRVRVNGTVVEALGTKVNPVTDTVKVGNRVVRSAHPGVILFHKPKNVISTLSDPEKRPCIGDYLGKKREGFVPVGRLDFESTGLIILTNDGDLADRLLHPRYGIDRVYEARVAGVVTEKTLRRLQRGVHLEDGRIQAEVSIKETQVDATWLRIVIRSGKKRIIRRMMDHVHHPVLKLHRVSHGPFHLGKLKRGEMMAVPEEKYQTLRAAVFQ
- the rlmB gene encoding 23S rRNA (guanosine(2251)-2'-O)-methyltransferase RlmB — translated: MSKKRSRENKSLHGRANNLVVGVNACNELLLHAPGRVLEVFIENEKAHPALVQNARSGNIAVHVLERRKLSELVEGVSHQGVIARVSERSYQELPAIIERLNDAETALVVAVDELYDPQNLGSILRASECFGADAVMWSRNRGVSITPAVTKVSAGASELLSLCPVSNLRNALAELKKSGFWVCVAAVGSEAQSIHEVELPGKVVLVLGSEGKGVQPLIQKEADLLLKIPMFGRIDSLNVSQAAAVFLAAYRSQIGKTPS
- a CDS encoding glycosyltransferase gives rise to the protein MYLETILPHLIERVLTEGCAVRVIGAGNEELAERLELILGEASSKIEFVWLKNPLGLRYLGHLQDIFYLGRFSGIFHGFSNVIPLFGGGDTNIVTLHDLFQAFPPSAPRGLIAKAKARFYRMMFRLLFGRRKLAAVVTDLEDTTHQLRELYPVPKVVTVIHPPLAEHFRTRSDLEQSESCEREDILLAFGSLDPRKNFPRILQAYKKFQTGAELHVVLANSHAESIISEQIRSSGIEGSKVTIHHHPDNDTLCALYREASVTLFPSLAEGFGYPIYESLSQGTPVLTSVGLVMGSLRVSQELLETCNPHSVDDIQRGIQSLLSLKVSPTLRDAVISEVQAALSPEKYVAQLVGCYFSVAKNARLCEVSQEFGNGLQPEP
- a CDS encoding twin-arginine translocase TatA/TatE family subunit translates to MFGLGPFETVAIALVVVLLFGTRKLPELGSGLGKAISNFRKGYQDGMAIDVTPSDDRNAASASDAGSASDAGSAGPSETKKR
- a CDS encoding aldehyde dehydrogenase family protein gives rise to the protein MEVREKILHDLGLVGRQAGAIGDSIYESSGKILTSYSPIDGAPLAEVVTADETTYEKVVADCEKTFVRWRELPAPQRGEIVRQMGEAMREKKDLLGALITLEMGKIVSEGKGEVQEAIDIADFAVGLSRQLYGLSMHSERMRHRMYEQWHPLGTVGVISAFNFPMAVWAWNAMIAAVCGDVVLWKPSEVTPLSAIAIQSICRDVAARHGYPALFSLVIGDGPALGQKMAADRRLPLISATGSCRMGFSVAETVGKRLGKSLLELGGNNAVIVLDDADLNLVLPSILFGAVGTAGQRCTSTRRLLVGEGIYEELKGKLIHAYGQVRIGDPLDDNTLMGPLIHSHAVQEFQSAVASAQSQGGVVLAGGNIASGYPSANYVQPTLIEISHEADIVQQETFAPILYLMKVKNLDEAIALNNCVAQGLSSALFTESMRSAERFLSFSGSDCGIANVNIGTSGAEIGGAFGGEKDTGGGRESGSDAWKQYMRRQTCTINYSTDLPLAQGVKFEL
- a CDS encoding Glu/Leu/Phe/Val dehydrogenase; translated protein: MADSTFEQAIRQLDKALGFYKIDIESEQRLRSPKASLSVSIPVRMDDGSLKVFQGYRVRYNDLLGPSKGGIRFHPDVNLDEVSSLAFWMTFKCAVVGIPYGGGKGGVTVNPKELSLLETERLSRGYMSAIADFIGPDVDIPAPDVYTNSMIMGWMVDEYSNIRRAYTPSIITGKPIALGGSLGREDATGRGGFYCMEAVRDTLGASGKQLRIAVQGFGNVGYHFARLAHEAGHKIVAVSDSKGAIYKEEGLDPVSVYKVKRETRNLEAVYCQGSVCDPVDHTRLTNEELLELDVDILAPAALENVITKENASRIKAKIIVELANGPTTPEADEILFENGIHVLPDILANAGGVTVSYFEWVQNRQGLYWEEEEVQKKLKQIIDKASAEVIELQKEHRTDLRTCAYISALKRLNSAVEAKGTVRDYSVRR